Proteins co-encoded in one Streptomyces sp. NBC_01237 genomic window:
- a CDS encoding DNA primase family protein: protein MFGQAGAHSHPAAPEQADTAGLLPDTLTDRGSAKLFASLHSNRFRHVPGLGWYQWSGSRWQLDENECVLWAAGEMAESLALSDPSGAHTAAALRLHRRRALSTSGIRAMLVQARSAPGMVLSAGVLDADPYVLCTPAGVVDLRSGVLRVPDPDRDFHSRSTSIGPRRMPTPRWDRFLTDTFGDDDQGAEMIRFLHLLLGYSLTGDVGAQVMPFLFGSGKNGKSVLLDVLIKLLGDYADAAPPGFLMARPFEGHPTDLAELHGRRVIVCSEVKPGDRFDEARVKLLTGGDRIKARRMRQDFFSFAPTHKLWLLGNHRPEVGTGGYAFWRRMRLIPFERVVSDHRKIDNLADILVTEEGPGILNWLITGAHHYLNSPRDLTGPETVRIATTAYAETEDHTGRFLNECCTHQPHHRVEQAHLYNAYKTWCRLEDTSPVSSRAFAGRVRESVGLADHRVMLLSNQRKYYPGIGLLTDSEFLPEPQ, encoded by the coding sequence CTGTTCGGCCAGGCCGGGGCGCACTCGCACCCCGCGGCACCCGAACAGGCCGATACGGCAGGGCTGTTACCGGACACGCTGACGGACCGGGGCAGCGCGAAGCTCTTCGCCTCCCTGCACAGCAACCGGTTCCGCCATGTACCGGGCCTGGGCTGGTACCAGTGGTCGGGCAGTCGCTGGCAGCTCGACGAGAACGAGTGCGTGCTCTGGGCGGCCGGGGAGATGGCCGAGTCCCTGGCCCTGTCCGACCCCTCCGGGGCACACACGGCCGCGGCCCTGCGCCTCCACCGCCGACGGGCCCTGTCGACATCCGGCATCAGAGCCATGCTGGTGCAGGCGAGGTCGGCGCCGGGGATGGTGTTGAGTGCGGGGGTGCTGGACGCGGATCCGTATGTGCTGTGCACTCCCGCGGGGGTGGTGGATCTGCGGTCGGGGGTGCTGCGGGTCCCGGACCCGGACCGGGACTTCCACTCACGGTCGACGTCGATCGGACCGCGGCGGATGCCGACCCCCCGCTGGGACCGGTTCCTGACCGACACGTTCGGCGACGACGACCAGGGCGCGGAAATGATCCGCTTCCTCCACCTCCTCCTGGGCTACTCCCTCACCGGCGACGTCGGAGCCCAGGTCATGCCGTTCCTCTTCGGCTCCGGAAAGAACGGCAAATCGGTCCTCCTCGACGTCCTCATCAAACTCCTCGGCGACTACGCCGACGCCGCACCACCCGGCTTCCTCATGGCCCGCCCCTTCGAAGGCCACCCCACCGACCTCGCCGAACTCCACGGCCGCCGCGTCATCGTCTGCTCCGAAGTCAAACCCGGCGACCGCTTCGACGAAGCCCGCGTCAAACTCCTCACCGGCGGCGACCGCATCAAAGCCCGACGCATGCGCCAGGACTTCTTCTCCTTCGCCCCCACCCACAAACTCTGGCTCCTGGGCAACCACCGCCCCGAAGTCGGCACCGGCGGCTACGCCTTCTGGCGACGCATGCGCCTCATCCCCTTCGAACGCGTCGTCTCCGACCACCGCAAAATCGACAACCTCGCCGACATCCTCGTCACCGAAGAAGGACCCGGCATCCTCAACTGGCTCATCACCGGAGCCCACCACTACCTCAACAGCCCCCGCGACCTCACCGGACCCGAAACCGTCCGCATCGCCACCACCGCCTACGCCGAAACCGAAGACCACACCGGCCGATTCCTCAACGAATGCTGCACCCACCAACCCCACCACCGCGTCGAACAAGCCCACCTCTACAACGCCTACAAAACCTGGTGCAGGCTGGAGGACACGAGCCCCGTCTCGTCGAGGGCCTTCGCCGGCCGGGTACGCGAGTCGGTCGGCCTCGCCGATCACCGCGTGATGCTGCTGTCGAACCAGCGCAAGTACTACCCCGGCATCGGCCTTCTGACGGACAGTGAGTTCCTGCCCGAGCCGCAGTGA
- a CDS encoding DUF6009 family protein, whose amino-acid sequence MSALIDEEEISDEAELVWLEDVSVLDYVRQSLDRLPTRRGRPAYHRDGRMVGYAVLGPEAKASRSSGTFRRRVFWLLPHDRDIDPEGLYATGAPSESVDPRTLATGTKGYKTERSEGGPPSTAMRELGITRPK is encoded by the coding sequence GTGAGTGCTCTGATCGACGAGGAAGAGATCAGCGACGAGGCGGAGCTGGTCTGGCTGGAGGATGTGTCCGTGCTGGACTACGTACGGCAGAGCCTGGACCGGCTGCCCACCCGGCGCGGCAGGCCCGCCTACCACCGTGACGGACGCATGGTCGGATACGCGGTCCTGGGACCGGAGGCCAAGGCGTCGCGTTCGTCGGGGACGTTCCGGCGGCGGGTGTTCTGGCTGCTGCCGCACGACCGGGACATCGACCCCGAGGGCCTGTACGCGACCGGCGCGCCGTCCGAGTCGGTCGATCCCCGGACCCTGGCCACGGGGACGAAGGGCTACAAGACGGAGCGTTCCGAGGGCGGGCCGCCCTCCACCGCCATGCGTGAACTGGGCATCACCCGGCCGAAGTAG
- a CDS encoding carboxymuconolactone decarboxylase family protein translates to MPHITITNDLPGIRGLMAHRRDTAAPLNHLANTLLREPASLSPGERELIAAYVSHLNSTPFCSGTHGAAAAAQLDGGQATVDAVFTGPDSAPVTPRLRALLRIAAEVQRQARPVSDDAVAAARAEGAEDDDIHDTVLIAAAFCMYNRYVSCLATELPAEDSYYGEAADRIVGQGYGTGYPPAGSRDAAPAAAALTT, encoded by the coding sequence GTGCCACACATCACGATCACCAACGACCTGCCCGGCATCCGCGGTCTGATGGCCCACCGCCGGGACACCGCCGCGCCGCTCAACCACCTCGCCAACACGCTGCTGCGGGAACCGGCCTCCCTGAGCCCCGGAGAGCGCGAGCTGATCGCGGCGTACGTCTCCCACCTGAACAGCACGCCCTTCTGCTCGGGGACGCACGGTGCGGCGGCCGCCGCCCAGCTCGACGGTGGTCAGGCCACGGTGGATGCCGTGTTCACCGGCCCGGACAGCGCACCGGTCACGCCCCGGCTGCGGGCCCTGCTGCGGATCGCGGCCGAGGTGCAGCGGCAGGCCCGTCCGGTGTCCGACGACGCGGTGGCCGCCGCCCGCGCCGAAGGTGCCGAGGACGACGACATCCACGACACCGTGCTGATCGCCGCGGCCTTCTGCATGTACAACCGCTACGTCAGCTGCCTGGCCACCGAACTCCCGGCCGAGGACAGCTACTACGGCGAAGCTGCCGACCGCATCGTGGGACAGGGCTACGGCACGGGCTACCCGCCGGCCGGCTCCCGGGACGCCGCTCCGGCAGCCGCGGCCCTCACCACCTGA
- a CDS encoding DUF6009 family protein: MSALIDEEEISDEAELVWLEDVSVLDYVRQSLDRLPTRRGRPAYHRDGRMVGYALLSPQAKSSRSSGTFRRRVFWLLPHDRDTDPEGLYATGAPAEAVDPGTLTARTKGYKTERSEGGPPSTAMRELGITLPL, encoded by the coding sequence GTGAGTGCTCTGATCGACGAGGAAGAGATCAGCGACGAGGCGGAGCTGGTCTGGCTGGAGGATGTGTCCGTGCTGGACTACGTACGGCAGAGCCTGGACCGGCTGCCCACCCGGCGCGGCAGGCCCGCCTACCACCGCGACGGACGCATGGTCGGATACGCCCTGCTCAGCCCGCAGGCCAAGTCGTCGAGGTCCTCCGGCACCTTCCGCCGCCGCGTCTTCTGGCTCCTGCCGCACGACCGGGACACCGACCCCGAGGGCCTGTACGCGACCGGGGCACCCGCCGAAGCCGTGGACCCGGGGACCCTGACCGCCCGTACCAAGGGCTACAAGACGGAGCGTTCCGAGGGCGGGCCGCCCTCCACCGCCATGCGCGAACTGGGCATAACGCTTCCGCTGTGA
- a CDS encoding DNA primase family protein — MTSTGDGSLFDFDAQAVAAQIIAQTTARATMSPGASAGPGTVPVPAQSGTSLLPEQVSAAGLMPDTLTDRGNAKLFVKLYAHDYRHVTGLGWYRWDNTRWQSDDDDTVLWAAGEMAESIATTDPRGIHSDAALRKHRRRALSTSGMNALLVQARSAPGMVLSAGVLDADPYVLCTPAGVVDLRSGVLRVPDPDRDFHSRSTSIGPRRMPTPRWDRFLTDTFGDDDQGAEMIRFLHLLLGYSLTGDVGAQVMPFLFGSGKNGKSVLLDVLIKLLGDYADAAPPGFLMARPFEGHPTDLAELHGRRVIVCSEVKPGDRFDEARVKLLTGGDRIKARRMRQDFFSFAPTHKLWLLGNHRPEVGTGGYAFWRRMRLIPFERVVSDHRKIDNLADILVTEEGPGILNWLITGAHHYLNSPRDLTGPETVRIATTAYAETEDHTGRFLNECCTHQPHHRVEQAHLYNAYKTWCQNEGVSAVSSRAFAARVRELAGLSSPKEMILSNQRKYYPGVGLLVEEEAE, encoded by the coding sequence ATGACATCGACCGGTGACGGTTCGCTGTTCGACTTCGACGCCCAGGCCGTGGCCGCGCAGATCATCGCCCAGACGACGGCCCGCGCGACCATGTCCCCGGGCGCGTCCGCAGGGCCGGGGACCGTACCCGTACCCGCGCAGTCCGGGACGTCCCTCCTCCCCGAACAGGTCTCGGCCGCCGGACTGATGCCGGACACCCTGACGGACCGGGGAAACGCGAAGCTCTTCGTGAAGCTCTACGCGCACGACTACCGGCATGTCACGGGCCTGGGCTGGTACCGCTGGGACAACACCCGCTGGCAGAGCGACGACGACGACACCGTGCTGTGGGCCGCGGGGGAGATGGCGGAGAGCATCGCCACCACCGACCCCCGGGGCATCCATTCCGACGCCGCCCTGCGCAAGCACCGCCGCCGCGCCCTGAGCACGTCGGGGATGAACGCACTCCTCGTGCAGGCGAGGTCGGCGCCGGGGATGGTGTTGAGTGCGGGGGTGCTGGACGCGGATCCGTATGTGCTGTGCACTCCCGCGGGGGTGGTGGATCTGCGGTCGGGGGTGCTGCGGGTCCCGGACCCGGACCGGGACTTCCACTCACGGTCGACGTCGATCGGACCGCGGCGGATGCCGACCCCCCGCTGGGACCGGTTCCTGACCGACACGTTCGGCGACGACGACCAGGGCGCGGAAATGATCCGCTTCCTCCACCTCCTCCTGGGCTACTCCCTCACCGGCGACGTCGGAGCCCAGGTCATGCCGTTCCTCTTCGGCTCCGGAAAGAACGGCAAATCGGTCCTCCTCGACGTCCTCATCAAACTCCTCGGCGACTACGCCGACGCCGCACCACCCGGCTTCCTCATGGCCCGCCCCTTCGAAGGCCACCCCACCGACCTCGCCGAACTCCACGGCCGCCGCGTCATCGTCTGCTCCGAAGTCAAACCCGGCGACCGCTTCGACGAAGCCCGCGTCAAACTCCTCACCGGCGGCGACCGCATCAAAGCCCGACGCATGCGCCAGGACTTCTTCTCCTTCGCCCCCACCCACAAACTCTGGCTCCTGGGCAACCACCGCCCCGAAGTCGGCACCGGCGGCTACGCCTTCTGGCGACGCATGCGCCTCATCCCCTTCGAACGCGTCGTCTCCGACCACCGCAAAATCGACAACCTCGCCGACATCCTCGTCACCGAAGAAGGACCCGGCATCCTCAACTGGCTCATCACCGGAGCCCACCACTACCTCAACAGCCCCCGCGACCTCACCGGACCCGAAACCGTCCGCATCGCCACCACCGCCTACGCCGAAACCGAAGACCACACCGGCCGATTCCTCAACGAATGCTGCACCCACCAACCCCACCACCGCGTCGAACAAGCCCACCTCTACAACGCCTACAAAACCTGGTGTCAGAATGAAGGCGTTTCCGCTGTCTCCTCCCGGGCGTTCGCCGCTCGGGTGCGAGAGCTGGCAGGGCTCTCGTCGCCGAAGGAGATGATCCTGTCGAACCAGCGCAAGTACTACCCGGGCGTGGGTCTGCTCGTCGAGGAGGAGGCAGAGTGA
- a CDS encoding bifunctional DNA primase/polymerase, which translates to MASELRVADLDSSRPAPVPPALPSAVTTARWCAEQGWPVHPLAAGRKTPAGNCDACRRPGHTHRGCGCAAEGRWCHGFHAATCDPDRIAQWWGSNPEFGVGVSCGPAGLVVIDIDAHPQGLPERDRLLPGILIPEQVDLTGLTHGFHTLAVLAALRGAPDPAADTSTLRVRTPSGGLHVWYRAPDARAWQCSTGSGNGRALAWQVDVRAHGGYIIAPGTTTAAGRYTALGTTRRPALLPGWLAQELERTGHLPQEPLPGPRPVPSRARQAVIAAGGGRERTAGALSAVLAEVTACAAVAEGAGFSEKLNRASYTAGGLVTAGHLTHEQAEQILQSAAAVARPGQDRRAAQIIRSGMSAGSRRPLYLGRNG; encoded by the coding sequence ATGGCTTCTGAGCTGCGTGTTGCAGACCTCGACTCCTCGCGGCCCGCCCCGGTGCCCCCGGCCCTTCCCTCCGCCGTGACCACTGCCCGGTGGTGTGCCGAGCAGGGCTGGCCGGTGCACCCGCTCGCCGCCGGACGCAAGACGCCCGCCGGGAACTGCGACGCCTGCCGCCGGCCCGGTCACACCCACCGGGGCTGTGGCTGCGCCGCCGAAGGCCGCTGGTGCCACGGCTTCCACGCCGCCACTTGTGACCCCGACAGGATCGCTCAATGGTGGGGGAGCAACCCGGAGTTCGGGGTGGGAGTCTCCTGCGGTCCCGCAGGGCTGGTGGTCATCGACATCGACGCCCACCCGCAGGGCCTGCCCGAACGGGACCGCCTGCTGCCGGGCATCCTGATCCCCGAACAGGTCGACCTCACCGGCCTGACCCACGGTTTCCACACGCTGGCCGTCCTGGCCGCCCTGCGGGGCGCCCCCGACCCCGCCGCCGACACATCGACGTTGCGGGTACGGACCCCCTCGGGCGGCCTCCATGTCTGGTACCGGGCTCCCGACGCCCGCGCCTGGCAGTGCTCCACCGGGTCCGGGAACGGGCGCGCCCTGGCCTGGCAGGTGGACGTCCGCGCGCACGGCGGCTACATCATCGCGCCCGGCACCACCACCGCGGCGGGCCGCTACACGGCACTCGGGACGACCAGGCGTCCGGCGCTGCTCCCCGGCTGGCTCGCCCAGGAGCTCGAACGCACGGGACACCTGCCCCAGGAGCCGCTTCCCGGCCCGAGGCCCGTCCCCTCCAGGGCCCGTCAGGCGGTCATCGCCGCCGGGGGCGGGCGGGAACGCACCGCCGGCGCGCTGAGCGCCGTGCTGGCCGAAGTGACCGCCTGCGCGGCCGTTGCCGAGGGTGCCGGATTCTCGGAGAAGCTCAACCGTGCCTCGTACACCGCCGGTGGACTGGTCACGGCCGGACACCTCACTCATGAACAGGCCGAACAGATCCTTCAGTCAGCTGCCGCTGTCGCCCGTCCGGGGCAGGACCGGCGCGCCGCCCAGATCATCCGTAGTGGAATGAGCGCCGGTTCGCGCCGGCCGCTGTACCTGGGGAGGAACGGATGA